The Schistocerca piceifrons isolate TAMUIC-IGC-003096 chromosome 5, iqSchPice1.1, whole genome shotgun sequence genome has a segment encoding these proteins:
- the LOC124798724 gene encoding SOSS complex subunit C homolog isoform X2 — protein sequence MSFQQINSRQDLASRKILEEIQLKKQMLLKQGVAPTLNSSSISALPVGVTNPSSMSAEAHMLSPSQRVAMQQANSMSFGFFITQDSLFGNLILPVLPRFHK from the exons ATCTTGCAAGCAGGAAGATACTTGAAGAAATCCAGTTAAAGAAACAGATGCTTTTGAAGCAAGGTGTGGCACCTACTCTTAACTCCTCTTCAATCAGTGCTCTGCCTGTCGGAGTAACAAAT CCATCGTCGATGTCAGCTGAAGCCCATATGCTTTCTCCATCACAGAGAGTTGCTATGCAGCAAGCCAATTCCATGTCATTTGGTTTCTTTATTACTCAGGATTCACTATTTGGCAACCTTATACTACCAGTGCTTCCTCGCTTTCACAAGTAG
- the LOC124798724 gene encoding rRNA N6-adenosine-methyltransferase METTL5-like isoform X1: MACLKLKELESWLQDIDIFEKPKVWLEQYATSPHIGSRMLYTMQSCYGDIAGKLVADLGCGCGVLSAGAAMLDAAQCVGFEIDTDALSIFSQNISELELTNVDVVQCDVTNGLPVCFDKVFDVVVMNPPFGTKRNQGVDVKFLEVAVKLASEAVYSLHKTSTREYILNKASNWNMKAEVLAELRFNLPASYKFHKKSCVDIDVDFIRFSFLS; the protein is encoded by the coding sequence ATGGCGTGCTTGAAATTAAAAGAACTTGAATCTTGGCTTCAAGATATTGACATTTTTGAAAAACCAAAGGTGTGGCTAGAGCAATATGCGACCTCTCCACACATCGGTAGCCGTATGCTATATACAATGCAGTCTTGTTATGGAGACATAGCAGGGAAGTTGGTAGCAGATTTGGGCTGCGGATGTGGTGTTCTTTCGGCAGGTGCTGCAATGCTTGATGCAGCACAGTGTGTGGGATTTGAGATAGATACTGATGCTTTAAGTATTTTTTCGCAAAACATATCAGAACTTGAACTTACAAACGTTGATGTAGTGCAGTGTGATGTGACTAATGGGTTGCCAGTATGTTTTGACAAAGTGTTTGATGTTGTTGTTATGAATCCACCATTTGGTACAAAACGCAATCAAGGTGTAGATGTTAAGTTTCTTGAAGTGGCTGTGAAATTAGCCAGTGAGGCAGTTTATTCTCTTCATAAAACCTCAACAAGAGAATACATCCTAAATAAAGCCTCAAACTGGAACATGAAAGCTGAAGTTCTAGCAGAGCTGCGTTTCAATTTACCAGCTTCATATAAATTTCACAAAAAGAGTTGTGTTGACATCGATGTTGATTTCATTAGATTTTCATTTTtatcataa